In Miscanthus floridulus cultivar M001 chromosome 8, ASM1932011v1, whole genome shotgun sequence, the sequence cacacggccgagcagcagcagcagcacgcgccCGAGCGAAGCTCGCGGCCTGGGCGGCTCGCGCCTAGCTGCCGGCGCCGCGCGCTCCTGCTCACGAGCCTGACCGCTCGTTGTAGCCGCTCGCGAGCCTGGCCTCCCGCGATGCCATAGCGGGAGGGAGCTCTGGCTAGGCCTCTCCTCGACGCCGGCAACCATGGCCCGCGGCCACTCACGCCTCTCCACCAGTGCCGCTCCCGCTCGCAAGCTCTGACACCCGCTGCAGTAGCTCTCCTTCGCGCTCACGAGCCCGCCCTCCCGCACCGACGCCATGGCCCGCGGGAGCTCCGGCCAGGCCTCTCCCAGACACCGGCAGACATGGCCCGCACCCGCTCGCGCCTCGCCCCCGGCGCCCCCGCTCCCGCTCACGCGCTCGAACGCCCGCTGCAGCAGCTCGCCCTCACGCTCGCGAGCCCGGGCGCGTGCTCCGTGCGCCGCCCAGTTCGCCCGCTCCGCGCCGGCCGTGAGCTCCGTGCTCCGCGTCCTCCGCACGCCGCCCAGGCCACGAGCTCCGCTCACCCGCGTGCTGTTGCTGCTCGgccgcgtgctgctgctgcttctcgcCATCGCCATCGACATGCTCAGCAAGgaaagatgaggaagaagaagatgacatgtggggcctacgTGTCAGTGACATGGGAGAGAGGCTgcgatgaagtatacgtcttcgtatacgcctGCAGCTGGGCCCAGGTCGTGTCCATACGTATTATGCGGCATATTTGTAGGAAACgaaaaattataatggcatgcttctaaatagacgaatagtaatgaCGTTTCTCCAAACATTGAAAATTATAATAGCATGAATCCAGATAACCCTAATTTTAATTCCTATTTAAAGCTGTCAAAGAGTTAGTTTCCATCGTGTCAAGTATGGTCTGTTGATGATTTTCATATGGCAGCTCTAGTTGAGAATTGCAAGGATATATGCGTACAATTTAGAGATACATGTATTTAGATTAGATTGGTTAATAAACTGGTTAAGGTTTCAGTTAATAAAAAAAAGATTATTCCTAATTAAAACTACGTCACCAACTTAGTAATACAAATATTTATTTATTACGAAAAGGCCGAGGGGGCAAAAATACATATAATATTATATTTACCCAAGGGGACGACGTGCTGCGAGCCGTTTATTCTCGTAGTTGTTCATGGAGCTGACGGACGAGATCGTACGTACCGGTGGCAATGGTGAACCAGATGAGCATGTTCCACGGGACGACGGCGCGCAGGTGGAAGCCCCCCCCGGGTACGTGGTCACGTTCCTCAACAAGTGGCGGCAAGCACATATACCTGGCCATGCAGCCCGGCCCGAAGCCCGGCCTTTtggcccgacacgagcacggcccGACACGGAGGCtggcgggcccgggctggcccggcccggaggggcaggccgtgcctgggccttaccccaggcacgtgggccggcacggcacagCCCGCTACAGAGCGCGCGGCCCGGTGATGGCCGGCAAGCCGGCCTGCTAAGAGCCCCGGGCGTAGTGTCGGCCTGCTCCCGTCTCGTAGCCGGCCCGCCCCCACCCCCCTAACCCTAACACGGTAATACCCTTCCCATCCCCCGCGCATCCCCCTCCCGGCGTCCCCACGCGGCCACGCCGCAGCTCCTCCTCTCTTTGCGATTCGCGACGCGCCCAGCTCCCCCTCCCTCCCCGCTCCCCACTCGCGGCAtcgctcttctcccttgctcCCTCTCTTCATTCGCCGGCCAAGTGTGGGCGCGTGGCAGCGGGCACCGCGTGCTCCACCCCCGGCCACGCCGCCGCCTCCCCCATCCCCATGCCGCCGCCTCCAAAGCTCCACCTCCACCACGCGACGACGTCGAGTGCGGCGGTGGCCGCCGCCTCCACGGCCCCCGAGCGTCTGGCTCTGGCCACCTCCTCCGCGTCCCCCTGTAGCGGCTTGAAGTGGAGCGGCCTCGATCCGGCCTTCTACGCCTTCGATCCGGTCGCTACTTCGCCGGACTCGCCTCCTCCGCCAGCTACTTCGCCGGATCCGGCATCAAGTGACCCGGGGGAAGCTCgccggcggccgccgccacctccactcctcgcctccccctcctctctatCGCATTTGGTGGGCCTCGGGTCGGCCCGACCTGCTAAAAAAGCCGGGCTCATCGGGTCGGCCTGGCACGGAAATTGGCCcgacaggccgtgcctgggctgtCGGCCAAGCACGATGGACTGGTGCGGCACGGCCCGGTGGCCCGATGGGCCCTTTCCGTGCCGTGCCCTATCGGGCCGTGCCTAGCACGGCCCCGTGCCGgaccggcccgttggccatctatacaaGCACATAATTTAATCCTACGTATTCCTCACGCTGGGCGGCACCTTGAAGACGTTCTTCCACCCGCGCTCCTGCCGCGGCACGAATACGAATTGATTCTGGACGCGTACATACATTGGGAATATATGTACGTTAATTGGGCACCTATACACGTGTGGCACATATATGTCTTAAAAAAACTCATATTTGAGATTGAATATGAGTCTTACATCTTACATGTAAGATTATGGATGACGGATAACTCATATAGCACGACGTGTAGATCAAACGGCTGTTATAGAGGAAGAGTAAAATCACGCGACGAAGGGCTCATATAGTACAACGTATAGATTATTACAGTGGAAGAGCCTTTTTATAGTGTGAGCGATGACGATGACCATGATACGATAACTCTAAGTCTAAACGAAGCTATGCAGCAATGAACAACAGCCCACGGGCTGTTGTCCGACCCAGGTAGGCTTCCAGCCCGTGCGCCGCTTAGCCGCATGGGCGTGCGCGTGTCCGCGTGTGGCGTACGCCACATTGCGTCGGGCATTTTACATTTTTACCATTATTAAGATCGCCCCTCCCTCGATTGTCATCTTTACGATGCCGCTTATATATTTACCATCTTTAAAAATCGTGCGTCTTCCTTTTGCCACATTTGCTCGTCTGGCACGCCACGGCGACACGACACGGTGGCGTCCAGTCAGCAGGGCAATGCGAAAAGACCAGCATGCCCCTGCCTATCTGCTGAAGAAGAGAAACATGTTTTGCAATGAATTTGTCATGGCCTTTTTGTTTGAATGAATCATCAGTTGTAATTGGCAAACCATTATTATgacatgcaaaaaaaaaattatccaaGCATAATAAGAGAAGCACATTCTGGAGGCACATTCTGGTCCTTAAAAAACGAGATTCACATTGTAGCTATCTAAAAATAAGAGAGGCACATCATGTCCATGCAAAATAATAGAAGCACATCAGCTTTAGGAAATTAAGGTCACCACATAAAGTACTTGTTTGTGGCCATTGCGGATTACAAAGGAACCAAATAGGGGTAGTTTGTGGCCATACATATAGAGTTCTTGGCCATTGCCCATTACACAGAAGAGCACGCTGATAGCTATGCCCATTTCATTACAATAGAAGGCCATGCAAAATAATGGTTCTGGTCAATTACACATATTATGAAGAGTTCAGGCTCTTAACAAAATAAAAGCAATATTCCAGTTCATCTTCAGTCTCCACTTTTCTTTCATCCTTAGGTTTTCCTCACTTTCTTTGTCAACTGCTTCCTCCTAGGTGTCATTTTCTTCACAAGCTCAACTTGCAGTTCATCTTCTGGGAATAGGGTCCTATTCAAAACAAGAAAAGTCATAGATACAGTAGCATACATAGGGACATGAACTGCAAGTTGACTCAATAGCATACCTCATAGCTGTTTTAGTTTCTTGGACATGAACTTCTAAAGGCATCATATCCACGATATCTTTCTGTGCATGAATTGCAGATAACTCATTTCTTGTAGCTTCTATTTCTTCTCTAGCTGCTGCTTGTGCTGCTTCTCTTGCAGCCACAGCCTTTAGTTCAGCTTCCTCAGCCTCTCTCCTTGCCTTTGCTGTAGCTTCCCTTGCCATTGCTCTTCTGGTTCTTGGAGTGACTGCTTCATCACCAGCAGCACCTTTGTTTGCTTTCTTCCTCCCAACCTGGACATTACTCTTCTTGGTTCTTTTCCTGCAACAATTAAAAAATCAGTTAATAGCTATGACAATTAGTAAACAAATACAATACATGAGTTAAGAAATCACCTTTTCTTGGTTCCAGTGAGGGAACATTTCCAGCTACCACCCCTGTGACCATACTCTTTGCAGTTAGGGCACATGACTTGCCTAGTAGCTTTTCCACCTGTCTCCCTTGCTGATTTAATCCTATTCTTGCTGGTTCAACAGGCGGCGAGGGGTTTGCGTTTCCGTGACTCTGTGTGCTCTGCCGGCCTACTTGAGGCCTAATTCCCTAAACAATGGCCCGTTGAACCATGACcccatgaaccctaaccctaaatgcCGTGGAATGTGGGTGCAAAGGGGCGACAGGGGGCACGTACCTTCGCTCCGTCGCGGTGGCCGCCGTGGCTTAGGGACGGCCGGAGGGGAGCAGGCGCGGCGGTGGCGGGCGAGCTGGGGAAGAAGAACGCGTCGGGCGTCGGCGTCGGATGCCCGCACGAGAAAATGGACGAGCGAGCGACTAGGCCGACCCGTTTCCTTCCCTTCAGCAAATAGCCAGGGGCAGGCAGGTCATTTCGCACCGCTCTGCTGACTGTGCGCCATCGTGTTAGGTCGCCGTGGCGTGTCAGATGAGCAATTGTGGCAAAAAGAAGACGCACGAATTTTAAAGATGGTAAATATGTAAGAGGAGCAatcatggtaaaaatataaaatgCCCCGTTGCGTCCGCGCCTTTTCCATTTCCACCCCGATCTCATTCTCTTCTGTCTTCTCCCCGCCCGCCTCAGTTTCTTTGCTAGTCGTCAGGCTCCGCCGCGCGCCGACAAGATGGGGAAGCGCTGGATCCCGCTGGAGGCCAACCCGGACGTCATGAACCAGGTGAGCTCGCGCGACCCCGCCCCCGCCTCCGCCTCCCCGGCGCTAGCTAGGGTTTCGTTTCCTTCTGTTTCGTGCCGCTCTCGCTAATTCCTGCCGCGGAGTGGGCTTGTGCAGTTCATATGGGGGCTGGGAGTCCCCGAGGGGGATGTGCAGTTCTGCGACGTCTACGGCCTGGACGACGAGCTGCTTGCCATGGTGCCCCAGCCCATTCTCGCCGTCCTCTTCCTCTACCCGCTCACCTCCCTGGTAAGTACTCGCTTTCATTTCCCCATTGGATGGTGTGATCAATGGCGTGCTTGGCTTTGCTTTTGGTTGTGTGATGCCAAAGCGGGGATTGATAGGTTCGTTGTCTTTTGCTGATCAGGAcgaggaggagaaagaagaatcaagtgccTCTACCACATTGACTGCAGGGGGCAAGGTGTGGTTGTATCATCCTGTTCTATTTTTCCTGTCCTATGATTGTAATTGTAATGTTTTCAACACAATGTCTTGGCCACTTTAGTGATGCTCTCCGTGCCCTGAAGTAGGATAGAGAAGGTTTAATTCGAATTGTGCTGAGAGATTTTGATTTGTGTTGTTAGAATTGTATGTTGATTATCTTGGTGAAATTTGTACATGTTACCAGTGTTGGTCCTCCAGTCCTTGAAACAGCTTTTGTGATTTAGTTTGGTATTCACTGCAATGTCATCTTGTGAttacacatatccacttgtgttTATAGGTGATAGGTGCCCAGAAATTGGAAAAGAAAGTAATTGTAGCTGTTATCTAGGTAACCAGATATTGAATTGTACATTTTTTTCACTTGGTTATTTGTTGCTCTAAGCTCTATCCACGCTACCACACTGGTTTTGTTACTGGTTGAATCAAGTACAGTACTATGTGGAGGTGGTATATATTACTTAATGAGCCCTTCACGAACTGAGCCTTTATGCTGTTACTAAATGAAATACTCAATACTCAAGGAATACCTACAATTTTTAGATCATCAAGTAAATCTCCACTGACTGATTCTGCGTTGTGGTACCAGTACCTATAGAATTGCTACATAAAAACCTATCAAGATACATTCATTTTCTTTGGTTAATTTGCTGGATATGCACTAATTTTTCTGTGGCACATCACAGCTTTTCACTGGGAAAATACAATGTTAGATGCTCTATGTATCAATTTCGTAATACTATGAAGTATCAACTTCTTATGATATCCAGCTTTTGTTCTTACTTCACTTTTTGTAATACTCAATAAACTATCTGTTTCATTTTTCAAAGAACCAGTTTATTCACATCTGGCTCCCATTTTCTTATCATTCCATTTAATGGTATGAAAGCAAACAGATACATGTGCTTCTTCTTGTTTACTTTTTGAGTTTTGCATAATTTTCTGATGGACATCAATTCACATGTATATTTGTCTTCAATTTGAACAAATGTTAGTTTATTTGAATTTCCTTTTTACCTTGAGAATATTCCTGAGTCAATGTTGGATCTATATTTTTCTATCCCTGAATTTGTGtaggaattgagcaagaaggtatACTTTACGAAGCAGACTGTTGGTAATGCTTGTGGAACAGTTGGTGTTATTCATGCAATAGGAAATGCAACATCTCAAATCAAGCTAGGTAACTTTGGAACTTCAGATTTGCATTGATCTAATGGTGTACTGTCTTACATTTTACAAGTTGCTGTTTTGAGTCACTATGAGTCTTAGAAGGCTGAACTTCTCCTGTTCTTGTGCCAATTCAGCTAGTTTGCTCGAATGTAATTAGTAACTAGTAGGCAATAGGCATTCAGGTCTATTTACCAACAGTTAGTACTATTTATGATATCAGTCTTCAGAGTGAATACTTTGCTTGGATTTATGAAACTTCATTGTGTCCTCTTGTCTCTGTCACTAGTCAAActaaaaatagtttgacttaatcACTTAATCAAGTGGGTTTAGCTTGAGACCTGAGGGCATGGTTACTGGCCAATCAGCATATTATGGAGAAAACTACAATGACACTCTATTCAGCTCCTTGTCTGTTTCGCCTTATGTTTCCATGATCTATTATCATAAATTGGAAAGTTTTCATATCCTGATCAGTTTTTTTTTCCGGCATAATATTATTGATGTATAGTTCATATTTTCATGAAGGTAAGTATTGACGAATTGTGACTTGCCCAGTAGCTATGCACACTTTTCTCTCTCTGTATGTTGTgaactttaatttgtttttattgAACATGCACCTTAAATGGAGTAGTTTGAATTTTAATTACATTTGACTTGCTTGTAGCATGACTTCATGGCCTCATGGGTACCTTTCATATTTGCAGTTGAGGGGTCCTATTTTGAGAAGTTCTATAAGCAAACAGCTGATATGGATCCAGTCCAGGTTAATATTCAAATATGTAACTTCATTTTTCCGTACTCGTCATGGTCAAATTTGTTTTGTTCTCATGTATGAAATATTTGCTGCCATCAGCGTGCTACCTTTCTCGAGGAAGATGATGAGATGGAGGATGC encodes:
- the LOC136477874 gene encoding ubiquitin carboxyl-terminal hydrolase 3-like, which translates into the protein MGKRWIPLEANPDVMNQFIWGLGVPEGDVQFCDVYGLDDELLAMVPQPILAVLFLYPLTSLDEEEKEESSASTTLTAGGKELSKKVYFTKQTVGNACGTVGVIHAIGNATSQIKLVEGSYFEKFYKQTADMDPVQRATFLEEDDEMEDAHSVAASAGDTDANVDVNEHFVCFSCVDGELYELDGRKSQPTSHGPSSPETLLQDAAKVIKARIAENPNSMNFNVMALSKK